A single region of the Musa acuminata AAA Group cultivar baxijiao chromosome BXJ1-11, Cavendish_Baxijiao_AAA, whole genome shotgun sequence genome encodes:
- the LOC103972100 gene encoding wings apart-like protein 2 isoform X1 — protein MIVRTYARRAARCGAGRTSSDPILLDSSDADGEPDSAAGELLDLPFSQDSSHGRHAHAHAAFSSQDSSSPWSLNPFDLPDDPPTLAPSLFSPSLGPPNEPHGSDGTRTGRRGAERDLASAVTTATLMEAQEFGEMMEHVDEVNFALDGLRPGHPVRVQRASLLSLLSACETAQQRRLLRVQGMAKRIIDAILGLNLDDSPSTVAAAALFYVLASDVQDDNLLDTPSCIGFLLKLLKPTVPSVNRDKAASFGSKLLGKRKPQVVGSSYKGLDSTAKAIVSKVSEILLSCKEIKAGHGNDEATERPELSPKWIALLTIEKACLSTVSFEDTCDMVKMPGREFKEKLRELGGLDAIFDVLASCHSTLETWHSSSLLSHSKDESVLQSMLLLLKCLKIMENATFLSKDNQSHLLEMKHKSNYGGVQLSFVGVIISAIKLFSDFSLLQGKFSISNKEKLISEYQSLQVNQELKDNSDEPPDSYYAGCSGVDRESEVNIIKICHKRQKSSYTQLEVSHSGSEMAIDFSASVSYDVINRSIGGGCMNGNTLKAKVNSSGSKMNSFRISNRWISIKSNGATMSSDSMSRRPHMPKDDKGNCEMDINDPFAFDEGDLKPSKWELLAKKKTKTQDHEGDLPNKELLDGCELPIITTDDVLSQLTNEENHKNCAKSHPSGIDEDSSLAEDCLLTSVKVLMNLTNDNSVGCQQIAACGGLHTMVSLIVSHFPSFDCSFQTNSKVNESTLSTNQHNSNCHLNNRHLSDHELDLLVAILGLLVNLVEKDSQNRSRLAAARVSVSRPGKSVNVEPQRDAIPLLCSIFMENQGNGEAKDEKPSLCDDEESLLEGAREAEMMIIEAYAALLLGFLSTESSKLRQAIANCLPNRNLHALVPVLERFVAFHVSLNMISPDTHSAVVKVIESCRRP, from the exons ATGATCGTGCGCACTTACGCCCGGAGAGCCGCCCGCTGCGGCGCCGGCCGCACCTCCTCCGACCCCATCCTCCTCGACTCATCCGACGCCGACGGGGAACCCGATTCCGCCGCCGGAGAGCTTCTCGACCTTCCCTTCTCCCAGGACAGCTCCCATGGCCGCCACGCCCACGCTCACGCTGCATTCTCCTCTCAAGATTCCTCCTCCCCTTGGTCCCTGAACCCCTTCGACCTCCCCGACGACCCCCCGACCCTCGCCCCTTCCCTCTTTTCCCCGTCCCTCGGACCGCCGAACGAGCCGCACGGATCGGACGGTACCAGGACGGGAAGGCGCGGGGCAGAGAGGGATCTGGCGTCGGCGGTGACGACGGCGACGCTGATGGAGGCGCAGGAGTTCGGGGAGATGATGGAGCACGTCGACGAGGTGAACTTCGCGTTGGATGGTTTGCGGCCAGGCCATCCGGTGAGGGTCCAGCGTGCGAGCTTGCTGTCATTGCTGTCAGCCTGCGAGACTGCGCAGCAAAGGCGACTTCTCCGGGTGCAGGG GATGGCCAAGAGAATAATTGATGCCATTTTGGGTCTAAATTTAGATGATTCTCCAAGTAcagttgctgctgctgctctgtTCTACGTCTTGGCAAGTGAT GTTCAAGATGATAATTTGCTGGATACACCATCTTGTATTGGCTTTCTTCTTAAGTTATTGAAACCAACAGTTCCTTCTGTCAACAGAGACAAAGCCGCAAGTTTTGGATCTAAACTTCTTGGGAAACGCAAGCCTCAAGTTGTAGGGAGTTCATATAAAGGATTAGATTCCACTGCGAAGGCCATCGTTTCAAAAGTTTCAGAAATTcttttaagttgtaaagagataAAAGCAGGCCATGGGAATGATGAAGCAACAGAGAGGCCAGAGCTGAGCCCCAAATGGATAGCATTATTGACCATTGAAAAAGCATGTTTATCTACTGTATCATTTGAAG ACACGTGTGATATGGTGAAAATGCCTGGGCGAGAATTTAAAGAAAAGTTGAGAGAGCTTGGTGGACTTGATGCAATCTTTGATGTTCTTGCTAGTTGCCACTCCACCTTGGAG ACATGGCACAGCTCATCATTGTTGTCACATTCTAAAGATGAATCAGTGTTGCAAAGTATGCTACTTCTCTTAAAATGTTTGAAAATTATGGAGAATGCAACATTCTTAAGTAAGGATAATCAG AGTCATTTACTTGAGATGAAACACAAGTCGAACTATGGTGGCGTACAACTTTCTTTTGTTGGGGTCATCATCAGTGCCATTAAGTTATTTTCAG ATTTTTCTTTGCTCCAGGGTAAATTCAGCATTTCAAACAAAGAGAAGTTAATTTCTGAATATCAGAGTCTTCAAGTGAACCAAGAACTGAAAG ATAACAGTGATGAGCCACCAGATAGTTATTATGCTGGGTGTTCTGGTGTTGACAGGGAGTCTGAAGTGAACATCATAAAGATATGTCATAAACGACAGAAATCATCTTATACCCAATTAGAAGTTTCTCATTCTGGTTCAGAAATGGCAATTGATTTTTCCGCCTCTGTTTCATATGATGTAATTAATAGATCTATCGGAGGTGGCTGTATGAATGGTAATACTTTGAAGGCAAAAGTTAATTCTAGTGGTTCGAAGATGAATTCTTTTAGGATTTCAAATCGATGGATCTCTATAAAATCCAATGGTGCAACAATGAGCTCTGATAGCATGTCTAGAAGACCTCATATGCCAAAAGATGATAAAGGCAATTGTGAAATGGACATAAATGATCCTTTTGCATTTGATGAAGGTGACTTAAAACCTTCCAAATGGGAATTGTTGGCAAAGAAGAAAACGAAAACTCAGGATCATGAAGGTGATTTACCAAATAAAGAACTTTTGGATGGGTGTGAACTCCCAATAATTACTACAGATGATGTTTTGAGTCAATTAACAAATGAAGAAAATCACAAGAATTGTGCAAAGTCTCATCCATCAGGAATTGATGAAGATTCAAGCCTTGCGGAAGACTGTCTCCTCACTTCAGTGAAG GTTCTGATGAACTTAACAAATGACAACTCTGTAGGGTGTCAGCAAATTGCTGCATGTGGTGGACTGCATACTATGGTTTCTTTAATAGTTAGCCATTTTCCATCATTTGACTGTTCGTTTCAAACAAACAGCAAAGTGAACGAGAGCACCTTATCTACCAACCAACATAACAGTAACTGTCATCTGAACAACAGACATCTCAGTGATCATGAATTGGATTTATTGGTAGCTATATTGGGCTTGCTTGTGAACCTAGTGGAGAAGGATAGTCAAAACAG ATCACGTCTTGCAGCAGCTCGTGTTTCAGTAAGTCGACCAGGAAAATCAGTAAACGTGGAGCCACAAAGGGATGCAATTCCATTGTTGTGCTCCATATTTATGGAAAATCAAGGAAATGGGGAGGCTAAAGACGAAAAACCTTCTCTATGT GATGATGAAGAGTCATTGTTGGAAGGAGCACGGGAGGCTGAAATGATGATCATTGAAGCTTATGCAGCTCTTTTGCTCGGGTTTCTGTCAACAGAAAG TTCTAAACTTCGCCAAGCTATTGCCAACTGCCTTCCAAATCGGAACTTGCATGCTCTAGTTCCTGTTCTAGAAAGATTTGTG GCATTTCATGTGTCGCTAAACATGATATCACCGGACACTCATTCAGCAGTTGTCAAAGTAATCGAATCTTGTAGAAGACCATAG
- the LOC103972100 gene encoding wings apart-like protein 1 isoform X2 produces the protein MIVRTYARRAARCGAGRTSSDPILLDSSDADGEPDSAAGELLDLPFSQDSSHGRHAHAHAAFSSQDSSSPWSLNPFDLPDDPPTLAPSLFSPSLGPPNEPHGSDGTRTGRRGAERDLASAVTTATLMEAQEFGEMMEHVDEVNFALDGLRPGHPVRVQRASLLSLLSACETAQQRRLLRVQGMAKRIIDAILGLNLDDSPSTVAAAALFYVLASDVQDDNLLDTPSCIGFLLKLLKPTVPSVNRDKAASFGSKLLGKRKPQVVGSSYKGLDSTAKAIVSKVSEILLSCKEIKAGHGNDEATERPELSPKWIALLTIEKACLSTVSFEDTCDMVKMPGREFKEKLRELGGLDAIFDVLASCHSTLETWHSSSLLSHSKDESVLQSMLLLLKCLKIMENATFLSKDNQSHLLEMKHKSNYGGVQLSFVGVIISAIKLFSDFSLLQGKFSISNKEKLISEYQSLQVNQELKDNSDEPPDSYYAGCSGVDRESEVNIIKICHKRQKSSYTQLEVSHSGSEMAIDFSASVSYDVINRSIGGGCMNGNTLKAKVNSSGSKMNSFRISNRWISIKSNGATMSSDSMSRRPHMPKDDKGNCEMDINDPFAFDEGDLKPSKWELLAKKKTKTQDHEGDLPNKELLDGCELPIITTDDVLSQLTNEENHKNCAKSHPSGIDEDSSLAEDCLLTSVKVLMNLTNDNSVGCQQIAACGGLHTMVSLIVSHFPSFDCSFQTNSKVNESTLSTNQHNSNCHLNNRHLSDHELDLLVAILGLLVNLVEKDSQNRSRLAAARVSVSRPGKSVNVEPQRDAIPLLCSIFMENQGNGEAKDEKPSLCVS, from the exons ATGATCGTGCGCACTTACGCCCGGAGAGCCGCCCGCTGCGGCGCCGGCCGCACCTCCTCCGACCCCATCCTCCTCGACTCATCCGACGCCGACGGGGAACCCGATTCCGCCGCCGGAGAGCTTCTCGACCTTCCCTTCTCCCAGGACAGCTCCCATGGCCGCCACGCCCACGCTCACGCTGCATTCTCCTCTCAAGATTCCTCCTCCCCTTGGTCCCTGAACCCCTTCGACCTCCCCGACGACCCCCCGACCCTCGCCCCTTCCCTCTTTTCCCCGTCCCTCGGACCGCCGAACGAGCCGCACGGATCGGACGGTACCAGGACGGGAAGGCGCGGGGCAGAGAGGGATCTGGCGTCGGCGGTGACGACGGCGACGCTGATGGAGGCGCAGGAGTTCGGGGAGATGATGGAGCACGTCGACGAGGTGAACTTCGCGTTGGATGGTTTGCGGCCAGGCCATCCGGTGAGGGTCCAGCGTGCGAGCTTGCTGTCATTGCTGTCAGCCTGCGAGACTGCGCAGCAAAGGCGACTTCTCCGGGTGCAGGG GATGGCCAAGAGAATAATTGATGCCATTTTGGGTCTAAATTTAGATGATTCTCCAAGTAcagttgctgctgctgctctgtTCTACGTCTTGGCAAGTGAT GTTCAAGATGATAATTTGCTGGATACACCATCTTGTATTGGCTTTCTTCTTAAGTTATTGAAACCAACAGTTCCTTCTGTCAACAGAGACAAAGCCGCAAGTTTTGGATCTAAACTTCTTGGGAAACGCAAGCCTCAAGTTGTAGGGAGTTCATATAAAGGATTAGATTCCACTGCGAAGGCCATCGTTTCAAAAGTTTCAGAAATTcttttaagttgtaaagagataAAAGCAGGCCATGGGAATGATGAAGCAACAGAGAGGCCAGAGCTGAGCCCCAAATGGATAGCATTATTGACCATTGAAAAAGCATGTTTATCTACTGTATCATTTGAAG ACACGTGTGATATGGTGAAAATGCCTGGGCGAGAATTTAAAGAAAAGTTGAGAGAGCTTGGTGGACTTGATGCAATCTTTGATGTTCTTGCTAGTTGCCACTCCACCTTGGAG ACATGGCACAGCTCATCATTGTTGTCACATTCTAAAGATGAATCAGTGTTGCAAAGTATGCTACTTCTCTTAAAATGTTTGAAAATTATGGAGAATGCAACATTCTTAAGTAAGGATAATCAG AGTCATTTACTTGAGATGAAACACAAGTCGAACTATGGTGGCGTACAACTTTCTTTTGTTGGGGTCATCATCAGTGCCATTAAGTTATTTTCAG ATTTTTCTTTGCTCCAGGGTAAATTCAGCATTTCAAACAAAGAGAAGTTAATTTCTGAATATCAGAGTCTTCAAGTGAACCAAGAACTGAAAG ATAACAGTGATGAGCCACCAGATAGTTATTATGCTGGGTGTTCTGGTGTTGACAGGGAGTCTGAAGTGAACATCATAAAGATATGTCATAAACGACAGAAATCATCTTATACCCAATTAGAAGTTTCTCATTCTGGTTCAGAAATGGCAATTGATTTTTCCGCCTCTGTTTCATATGATGTAATTAATAGATCTATCGGAGGTGGCTGTATGAATGGTAATACTTTGAAGGCAAAAGTTAATTCTAGTGGTTCGAAGATGAATTCTTTTAGGATTTCAAATCGATGGATCTCTATAAAATCCAATGGTGCAACAATGAGCTCTGATAGCATGTCTAGAAGACCTCATATGCCAAAAGATGATAAAGGCAATTGTGAAATGGACATAAATGATCCTTTTGCATTTGATGAAGGTGACTTAAAACCTTCCAAATGGGAATTGTTGGCAAAGAAGAAAACGAAAACTCAGGATCATGAAGGTGATTTACCAAATAAAGAACTTTTGGATGGGTGTGAACTCCCAATAATTACTACAGATGATGTTTTGAGTCAATTAACAAATGAAGAAAATCACAAGAATTGTGCAAAGTCTCATCCATCAGGAATTGATGAAGATTCAAGCCTTGCGGAAGACTGTCTCCTCACTTCAGTGAAG GTTCTGATGAACTTAACAAATGACAACTCTGTAGGGTGTCAGCAAATTGCTGCATGTGGTGGACTGCATACTATGGTTTCTTTAATAGTTAGCCATTTTCCATCATTTGACTGTTCGTTTCAAACAAACAGCAAAGTGAACGAGAGCACCTTATCTACCAACCAACATAACAGTAACTGTCATCTGAACAACAGACATCTCAGTGATCATGAATTGGATTTATTGGTAGCTATATTGGGCTTGCTTGTGAACCTAGTGGAGAAGGATAGTCAAAACAG ATCACGTCTTGCAGCAGCTCGTGTTTCAGTAAGTCGACCAGGAAAATCAGTAAACGTGGAGCCACAAAGGGATGCAATTCCATTGTTGTGCTCCATATTTATGGAAAATCAAGGAAATGGGGAGGCTAAAGACGAAAAACCTTCTCTATGTGTAAGCTAA
- the LOC108951749 gene encoding RNA polymerase II C-terminal domain phosphatase-like 1 isoform X1 codes for MLAEIKHSQDDKLIMKQYADSDQVVDNGKVFKVQSEVVLPLSDSHQLITRSVIRLQAKYHHSDMCKSIDARYKCSCTIKVCMGGPKELSNSKRLQEVYVCAMSERDYAFEMWRLLDLESSLINSLKLLDRIVCVKSGHYR; via the exons ATGTTAGCAGAGATTAAACATTCCCAAGATGATAAATTGATCATGAAACAATATGCAGACAGTGACCAGGTTGTTGATAATGGTAAGGTGTTCAAGGTTCAGTCAGAGGTGGTCCTACCTTTGTCTGATAGCCATCAATTGATCACACGATCAGTAATAAGGTTACAAGCAAAATACCATCATTCTGACATGTGTAAATCCATCG ATGCGAGATACAAGTGTTCTTGTACGATTAAGGTTTGCATGGGAGGACCTAAGGAGCTATCTAACAGCAAGAGGTTGCAAGAGGTATATGTTTGCGCAATGTCTGAAAGAGATTATGCCTTTGAAATGTGGAGGCTTTTGGATCTAGAGTCAAGCTTGATCAACTCGTTGAAACTTCTTGACCGCATAGTGTGTGTTAAATCAG GTCACTATCGATAA
- the LOC108951749 gene encoding RNA polymerase II C-terminal domain phosphatase-like 1 isoform X2, whose amino-acid sequence MLAEIKHSQDDKLIMKQYADSDQVVDNDARYKCSCTIKVCMGGPKELSNSKRLQEVYVCAMSERDYAFEMWRLLDLESSLINSLKLLDRIVCVKSGHYR is encoded by the exons ATGTTAGCAGAGATTAAACATTCCCAAGATGATAAATTGATCATGAAACAATATGCAGACAGTGACCAGGTTGTTGATAATG ATGCGAGATACAAGTGTTCTTGTACGATTAAGGTTTGCATGGGAGGACCTAAGGAGCTATCTAACAGCAAGAGGTTGCAAGAGGTATATGTTTGCGCAATGTCTGAAAGAGATTATGCCTTTGAAATGTGGAGGCTTTTGGATCTAGAGTCAAGCTTGATCAACTCGTTGAAACTTCTTGACCGCATAGTGTGTGTTAAATCAG GTCACTATCGATAA
- the LOC135597616 gene encoding uncharacterized protein LOC135597616 isoform X1 — translation MTDNHAVAEEVEEEEEEEEEEEFYESLDRILSSSCSSTSASDDDADEVRSRRPSPPPPSLLPSLDVWTSEPASVAERRRLLLQRLGLAGDAALARPAAASDGPVHCSSVDTPDPPHLPRQQPHQRSINLLASRKLPLSSRSRPLSAVNVRLSGGDDHRCLIKNLDNGREFVVEEFGQDGMWNKLREVGTGRQLTMEEFEMCVEGSPIVQELMRRQKVEATGQHRGSGGGPRADGASKVGTRSKKIGSWLRRISNVAGATIARRHHQDRRSGDEKDTSSENGGRRSSSATDHSQDGSHGLDLRVKVWQYGKSHKELSGLYMSQAIQAHNGSIWSIKFSLDGRYLASAGEDCDIHVWGVSEINTKGDSLRVAEENGNSKPFALSICNRPPDPTSVLPGAEGSHWDKKIIAKFHGGRKSVSSDPVMMPELVFALSEKPVCSFRGHADDVLDLSWSKSQYLLSSSMDKTVRLWHMSSNSCLKIFTHSDYVTCIQFNPIDDRYFISGSLDEKVRIWSIPDPQVVDWNDLHEMVTAACFSPDGQAALVGSHKGSCYLYDTSDNRLIEKRRIDLENKKKKAAHKKITGFQFAPGGSSKVLVTSADSRVRIIANEELIHKFKGFRNTSSQISAYWTANGKYVICASEDSHVYVWRYDNQLQPSRSKTPASVTRSYEYFHCQGVTMAIPWPSTGTERMNRAHSSEQLVFNEESDANGHHRSSSHGYLTIGCQQKNNILTPNSSHSSDRVSATWPEELMTLRQSPQSDGDLFGRCMPVQNTSAWGLVIVTASQCGEIRTFQNFSFQFLT, via the exons ATGACGGACAACCACGCGGTGGCGGAGgaggtagaggaagaggaagaggaagaggaagaagaggagttctACGAGTCCTTGGACCGGATCCTTTCCTCGTCCTGCTCCTCCACCTCCGCCTCCGACGACGACGCTGACGAAGTCCGTTCCCGCCGTCCCTCCCCTCCCCCGCCGTCCTTGTTACCCTCGCTCGACGTCTGGACCTCCGAGCCCGCCTCAGTCGCGgaacgccgccgcctcctcctccagcGCCTCGGCCTCGCCGGCGACGCCGCCCTTGCCCgccccgccgccgcctccgacGGTCCCGTACACTGTTCCTCTGTTGATACACCCGACCCTCCGCACCTCCCCCGCCAACAGCCGCATCAGAGATCGATCAATCTGCTGGCCTCGCGCAAGCTCCCCCTCTCCTCGAGATCTCGGCCCTTGTCCGCAGTGAATGTCAGGCTCTCCGGCGGCGACGACCACAGGTGCTTGATCAAGAATCTTGACAACGGGAGGGAGTTCGTGGTGGAGGAGTTTGGGCAGGATGGGATGTGGAACAAGTTGAGGGAGGTCGGGACGGGCCGGCAGCTCACGATGGAGGAGTTTGAGATGTGCGTCGAAGGATCGCCCATCGTTCAAGAACTGATGAGGCGGCAGAAGGTTGAGGCGACCGGGCAGCACCGTGGGTCTGGCGGCGGGCCGCGAGCCGATGGAGCCTCCAAGGTAGGGACGCGGTCGAAGAAAATAGGAAGTTGGCTCAGGCGCATCAGCAACGTGGCAGGAGCTACAATTGCCAGAAGGCACCATCAGGACCGTCGGAGTGGCGACGAGAAGGATACATCGTCTGAGAATGGAGGGAGAAGGTCGAGCTCTGCTACCGATCACAGCCAGGACGGTTCGCATGGTCTCGACCTTCGTGTCAAGGTTTGGCAGTACGGGAAGTCCCACAAGGAGCTCAGCGGTCTGTACATGAGTCAGGCGATTCAGGCGCATAATGGTTCCATCTGGAGCATCAAGTTCAGCTTGGATGGCCGGTACTTGGCTAGTGCAGGAGAGGACTGTGACATCCATGTGTGGGGAGTTTCTGAGATCAATACGAAGGGGGACTCGTTGAGAGTGGCAGAGGAGAATGGGAATTCTAAACCCTTTGCTTTGTCAATCTGTAATCGTCCACCAGATCCAACATCAGTGTTGCCCGGTGCTGAAGGGAGCCACTGGGATAAGAAGATAATAGCAAAGTTCCATGGTGGTCGGAAATCGGTTAGCTCCGACCCTGTTATGATGCCGGAGCTTGTGTTTGCTTTGTCGGAGAAACCAGTGTGTTCTTTCCGAGGCCATGCTGATGATGTCCTTGATCTCTCTTGGTCAAAATCACAG TATCTTCTGTCATCTTCAATGGACAAGACTGTTCGACTATGGCACATGTCTAGCAATTCCTGTTTGAAAATATTCACACATAGTGACTATG tgacttgcatccaGTTCAATCCTATTGATGACAGGTATTTCATCAGTGGATCCCTGGATGAGAAGGTCCGGATATGGAGTATTCCTGACCCTCAAGTtgttgattggaatgatttgcatGAGATGGTCACTGCTGCTTGTTTCTCTCCTGATGGACAG GCTGCTCTGGTTGGTTCACATAAGGGGAGTTGCTACTTGTATGATACATCTG ATAACAGACTTATCGAAAAAAGACGAATCGACctagaaaacaagaaaaagaaggccGCACACAAGAAAATTACTGGGTTCCAG TTTGCTCCAGGGGGCTCCTCAAAGGTGCTAGTTACATCTGCGGATTCACGAGTCCGGATAATCGCTAATGAGGAACTTATCCACAAATTTAAAG GGTTTCGCAACACAAGCAGCCAAATCTCAGCCTACTGGACTGCCAATGGCAAATATGTTATCTGTGCCAGTGAGGATTCTCATGTATATGTATGGAGATATGATAACCAGTTGCAACCAAGCCGCAGCAAAACTCCTGCAAGTGTCACGCGGTCTTACGAGTATTTCCACTGCCAGGGTGTCACAATGGCTATTCCTTGGCCAAGCACTGGAACGGAAAGGATGAACAGAGCTCACTCCAGTGAACAGCTTGTGTTTAATGAGGAATCAGATGCCAATGGACATCATCGTTCATCTTCTCATGGTTACCTTACCATTGGGTGTCAACAGAAAAACAACATTCTCACTCCAAATTCAAGTCACTCCTCTGATAGGGTTTCTGCGACTTGGCCCGAAGAGCTCATGACCCTTAGGCAGAGCCCTCAGAGTGACGGTGATCTTTTCGGCAGATGCATGCCGGTGCAAAATACATCAGCCTGGGGATTGGTGATTGTCACTGCAAGTCAATGTGGCGAAATTAGAACTTTCCAGAATTTCAGCTTTCAATTTCTGACATGA
- the LOC135597616 gene encoding uncharacterized protein LOC135597616 isoform X2, with amino-acid sequence MTDNHAVAEEVEEEEEEEEEEEFYESLDRILSSSCSSTSASDDDADEVRSRRPSPPPPSLLPSLDVWTSEPASVAERRRLLLQRLGLAGDAALARPAAASDGPVHCSSVDTPDPPHLPRQQPHQRSINLLASRKLPLSSRSRPLSAVNVRLSGGDDHRCLIKNLDNGREFVVEEFGQDGMWNKLREVGTGRQLTMEEFEMCVEGSPIVQELMRRQKVEATGQHRGSGGGPRADGASKVGTRSKKIGSWLRRISNVAGATIARRHHQDRRSGDEKDTSSENGGRRSSSATDHSQDGSHGLDLRVKVWQYGKSHKELSGLYMSQAIQAHNGSIWSIKFSLDGRYLASAGEDCDIHVWGVSEINTKGDSLRVAEENGNSKPFALSICNRPPDPTSVLPGAEGSHWDKKIIAKFHGGRKSVSSDPVMMPELVFALSEKPVCSFRGHADDVLDLSWSKSQYLLSSSMDKTVRLWHMSSNSCLKIFTHSDYVTCIQFNPIDDRYFISGSLDEKVRIWSIPDPQVVDWNDLHEMVTAACFSPDGQAALVGSHKGSCYLYDTSDNRLIEKRRIDLENKKKKAAHKKITGFQGFATQAAKSQPTGLPMANMLSVPVRILMYMYGDMITSCNQAAAKLLQVSRGLTSISTARVSQWLFLGQALERKG; translated from the exons ATGACGGACAACCACGCGGTGGCGGAGgaggtagaggaagaggaagaggaagaggaagaagaggagttctACGAGTCCTTGGACCGGATCCTTTCCTCGTCCTGCTCCTCCACCTCCGCCTCCGACGACGACGCTGACGAAGTCCGTTCCCGCCGTCCCTCCCCTCCCCCGCCGTCCTTGTTACCCTCGCTCGACGTCTGGACCTCCGAGCCCGCCTCAGTCGCGgaacgccgccgcctcctcctccagcGCCTCGGCCTCGCCGGCGACGCCGCCCTTGCCCgccccgccgccgcctccgacGGTCCCGTACACTGTTCCTCTGTTGATACACCCGACCCTCCGCACCTCCCCCGCCAACAGCCGCATCAGAGATCGATCAATCTGCTGGCCTCGCGCAAGCTCCCCCTCTCCTCGAGATCTCGGCCCTTGTCCGCAGTGAATGTCAGGCTCTCCGGCGGCGACGACCACAGGTGCTTGATCAAGAATCTTGACAACGGGAGGGAGTTCGTGGTGGAGGAGTTTGGGCAGGATGGGATGTGGAACAAGTTGAGGGAGGTCGGGACGGGCCGGCAGCTCACGATGGAGGAGTTTGAGATGTGCGTCGAAGGATCGCCCATCGTTCAAGAACTGATGAGGCGGCAGAAGGTTGAGGCGACCGGGCAGCACCGTGGGTCTGGCGGCGGGCCGCGAGCCGATGGAGCCTCCAAGGTAGGGACGCGGTCGAAGAAAATAGGAAGTTGGCTCAGGCGCATCAGCAACGTGGCAGGAGCTACAATTGCCAGAAGGCACCATCAGGACCGTCGGAGTGGCGACGAGAAGGATACATCGTCTGAGAATGGAGGGAGAAGGTCGAGCTCTGCTACCGATCACAGCCAGGACGGTTCGCATGGTCTCGACCTTCGTGTCAAGGTTTGGCAGTACGGGAAGTCCCACAAGGAGCTCAGCGGTCTGTACATGAGTCAGGCGATTCAGGCGCATAATGGTTCCATCTGGAGCATCAAGTTCAGCTTGGATGGCCGGTACTTGGCTAGTGCAGGAGAGGACTGTGACATCCATGTGTGGGGAGTTTCTGAGATCAATACGAAGGGGGACTCGTTGAGAGTGGCAGAGGAGAATGGGAATTCTAAACCCTTTGCTTTGTCAATCTGTAATCGTCCACCAGATCCAACATCAGTGTTGCCCGGTGCTGAAGGGAGCCACTGGGATAAGAAGATAATAGCAAAGTTCCATGGTGGTCGGAAATCGGTTAGCTCCGACCCTGTTATGATGCCGGAGCTTGTGTTTGCTTTGTCGGAGAAACCAGTGTGTTCTTTCCGAGGCCATGCTGATGATGTCCTTGATCTCTCTTGGTCAAAATCACAG TATCTTCTGTCATCTTCAATGGACAAGACTGTTCGACTATGGCACATGTCTAGCAATTCCTGTTTGAAAATATTCACACATAGTGACTATG tgacttgcatccaGTTCAATCCTATTGATGACAGGTATTTCATCAGTGGATCCCTGGATGAGAAGGTCCGGATATGGAGTATTCCTGACCCTCAAGTtgttgattggaatgatttgcatGAGATGGTCACTGCTGCTTGTTTCTCTCCTGATGGACAG GCTGCTCTGGTTGGTTCACATAAGGGGAGTTGCTACTTGTATGATACATCTG ATAACAGACTTATCGAAAAAAGACGAATCGACctagaaaacaagaaaaagaaggccGCACACAAGAAAATTACTGGGTTCCAG GGTTTCGCAACACAAGCAGCCAAATCTCAGCCTACTGGACTGCCAATGGCAAATATGTTATCTGTGCCAGTGAGGATTCTCATGTATATGTATGGAGATATGATAACCAGTTGCAACCAAGCCGCAGCAAAACTCCTGCAAGTGTCACGCGGTCTTACGAGTATTTCCACTGCCAGGGTGTCACAATGGCTATTCCTTGGCCAAGCACTGGAACGGAAAGGATGA